CCATGGTggaatatttagatatttttttcatacatttgctgacAATTTATCTCTCATATAGTTTATCCGACACTCCATAGGACGTGAAACTAACGATCAATCTCGCAAAAATGAACGACATTTTGAGAGGTGCGAGATCGAGATGGAATCCCTTCTTACAaaggttaaattatttattatacaagtaCGATACTAGTCCTTAACCAATATAGAAAAGAGTATTGgattgtcatacattttattacagcaTTTGAAGGTGTTAGAAACACTGAAACTACAGAGTTTATACAGGTTTATACACGATGTTGTCTTCGTCAATCTCTTCCGTGACATAGTCAGGTATGACAGGACGCCGGGATGTTGTCCACACGCGCATCGGTATGTACCTGACAAAGAGTATCCAGCGTTTTACTTGAGCCAGGAATTGAAGATATATGTACATCTGTCATGcttattaatatacctacttcatATACTTTTAATGTGTCGCTCAATTGAATAAGTGATCAAAAGacctatttattgtattttttggcTCGATGCATTACTAGTTTTTCAGACGATGCTTAAGGGCATCATTTAGCTACAGTTAGGATTGCTACATAAACCATATAGTAAGACCTTATATGGAAATAAGGTGTGGTACTTCGAGATTTTCTATGTAACATGAAATGACCAAcaatttttatagataaatctCAGGACTAACTAAAAATCCAAAGTATGTTACCCTTGTTTAGAAGCACCAGCGCGCCTGTGTGCCGGTAATCCTTTAGTCTTCTGTTTACTGCTGACGAAGCCCAACGACTTCAGTGACAAGTCAGTGCTCGCTGAGAGCTGGTCTTCTGGTGTGTTTGCCGCAGACATGGTCGGTATGTTTATATCATCTAATGGCTTGAAGTTCCTCATCACGATCTGCGAAGACCCACTAGGCCACGATAATGTCGGGATCAACATGTTAGGTGCTACCGAAATCACGTCCGATTCTGGgattttaccaaaacttttCTGAAGCTGATGATATATTTGTGGTAACTGAAAATAAAGATATGAATTCATTGATGATAGCTTATGATAACAacacaacaacaaacaatacaGATGCATTTTTTGAGGAACTGGCTCATTAAAGTacctttatttgtttacagtcgtcatttgcaattttattttagtctttaaaatctgtttaattaCGTAGGGCTAcagttattttcaattatttaactgcatttatataaaaactatatttgttACCTGTGGTGGAGGTGCCGTCGCCTGGCTCATCGACTCGACAGCAATAGGCGCGATCTCTTGCGCACGCAACACTGGGACACTTTGAACGTCACTTCCCTTGGGGGGCGAGTATTTAGTCAACTTCTCCGCGTAGTTCCTGGTATCCTGACTCTTCAGCCACGTGTCTGCCAGACGCTTTTCCCCCTGCTCATTATCAGTTCGGTTACTGAACACTAGAAACAAACATGTCTGGGTTATCTAGGCTCTGTATCTTTAGCCATCCATACCCCGACATCCTACATTGGCCGGTTAGCATATTATATTGGACATAAAGTAAGCTTAGTTCCCCTGGGTTATCCAGAACACACCAAATTGAGATGCTTAATCTGGCTTTAGACCATAGCATAAAAGAATACCACATTACAAATCACCATTTCTTCGCAATGTGTCATATTAGTTCAAGTTTTACTCTTTTAATAAGAAGATAGGTACTTACATTCTTCTTCACTCTCGCCTGTCCTTCTCCTAGGGAGTGGCAGATCAGGCTTATCGTAGAACTGTCCACGACGCATAAACACTGTCACATCGGAGCCTGCGAGAAGAACCTTCCATTAGCAAGTGAATTACTAAAAGTACCTATGTTTTTAACAATTACAGTAGGTCAGGTAAGGTAATACaatagcccccggtttctgagtacatttagcggtagtttatatattcaatagcgttttttatatgagtttatgcgctattggatagataaactaccgctaaacttacctcagaaaccgggagtaggTCAGTTACAATAGGTTtagtttttttatctttaacttatttataagtacctaatagataaaaaaatcttggCTTGCAAGATCAAATATTAAATCGGCAGGAATTATTAAAAGAATTCGGAAATACGCTACGATcagaaataattactttgtttgataattataaaaaccattattataaattaattaacgtatTTCAAAGGTATATAAACTGAATGGTACCCAGATGTTTTCACTACCAATAGTGTTTCTATTTGCACTTAATTCCCAATTGAATTTGTACGTAAATAAGTGCGCTGGATAAATAAGGGCTTTAAAATATGGCGCCATTAACGTTTAAACGAATTCAATGAACGCTTTAGCGATTGTTCATTGTCTATAATTAATCACAACGGGATAATAAGTTGTTGTTATATGGAccattataaatttttaatagtaagtatgAATAAATTCGcccaaaattaataatttttgtttaaataatgttaaacaatttcaaatagaAACTGAAAAGTCTGTAATTAAGTCCACAATTTTCTATCGCCAGCGAAGTCACTTAATCCCTGTTCTAGGGTTATAGTCTCATGAGGTAACATAGTAGATACTGTGTAGGTAGTCTAGCTgtgaacaaaattgtattttttattgaacttCATGATTTTGCGAATGTTTACCTCTATACGTTTATAAGacaaattatatgaataaacacGTAAGTATACATACGTGTGAATGTAATGAATTCAGCCATAGAGTAGTTGTATCCGTAGGCGATGCCTGCCACGATGGCGAGTGTGAGACCGAAGCACACCGCGCAGCTGAGGATGCAAGTTAATGCAAAGGTGATGGATCTGGAAACAAACACACAATGATTGCTTTCAATTTGCTTGCTGCTTGTGATTATGTTCAGGCACACAAAGTTAAATGGCACGTACTATACGCAAATTGTAACTGGTTTCTGTTCAAGGAACGGTTCAAGGCAATATTTTGCTTATCTCAGTTATATTATGTCGtctcatgaaaaaaatatgtataaaggaAGTGCGTCAAAACATTTTATGCATCCTGCCTAAATAATAACGACGTATTGTCGCCGAgattttaaaataccaaaatgtttacggatttttattttcaacgCTTTCAATGCGAATGAGGGTCATTAAAAGTTTTTACATCAGAGATGGCTGCGTGACTCGCCCTTTCGTTTTTTAACTTTGGTTTTCAAAATGAAGCACCCATTTAAATGTTAACTAACCAATTACTCACTACAGAGAACTTTTAACACGGGTGTTTGTTGGGTTAGCCTAACTTAGGttgttattatacaaaaataaaaataaaacttcgaTCAACATCAAACCAGAATTACAAGATTTAACTAAAAGTAACAAAAGCTAGAAACactaaaatatctataaaaatatagaaagcTATAGTTTCAAGTGTGGGCGGGGACATCATTATTCGTTTCACATCGGGTCGCGGTCTGGGCGGGCACGGCTGCGGCGAAGTTATGTTCCCGATCCCTCAAAGTGCTACAAGACTATTCATTTAAATCTTCTGGGTAGGTGAGCGCTATATTTTccacacattttattattcaagtcAAGGCAGCAGAGGTCAAGCCAGATTTGTGCTGGTCTGTCGGCTTCAATTTGTCTTCCGCACTCcacaacaatttattatgaCAACGTAATGTTCTGAGATAATACTAAATGGCTTCCcaaaattacttttcaatttactttttgAGACGCGGAAAATGGAAGTGGAAATGTGGACAATCATATTGTTGATGTTTTTCTTAAGTAGTTCGCTTTATTCGtcgttaaaatgtaaatttgatGACTCTTAGTTAGTAATTCTGTTCTTTTTGCAAAGTTTATGAGAACtaagtatacagggtgtcccaaaactcaacgataattcgagacaggatgaaaggccaagtcataccggtcctaggaaaaataaaaaaaaaattccatgtcacttagttcagcaataatagacacttttcgaaaaagttgaaattccacacccttgatcgcattttcaagtcctgtgatcaccaatgtaacaatttcgctgtgtttttttgaatttcgtgatcttcattaaatatgctattaatcgtaatacaaattaatgcacaaaacattgttaatttcataaaaaaagtaaagttttagtgagtcatggttcacaaaaatatcgttagttaactttgacgcttcatattgaaaaaaaaatgtactacactacccctggcaagttatttcaaaagttggcgcatttaatcaagatttcaaaatggtgcaacacttgctacttttcttgccattaaaaatgatatttttatttgaacgacgagtatcctcgaaaatgtatcggacgcagtggtacaattgtatggcctcctcgttcccccgatctaaatccagtagatattttttactgggaatgcataaaataaaaagtctattcaaaatcaatagaaAACCTATCAGAACTTcaccagaaaattgacacagcgtcagaggaataaattgcaaggaattttgcttgactggtaaaaagatcttttgtacgccgttgcagagcctgaattcgtgccagaggaaagcaattatttttagtaaagaggtaattgagtcagtccataaccaatatttaatgtaataaacataataggtaataataataaaaaaaagaatgaacgaaccatcgttcttatttaattattctccttaaaaaaagtaattccgaattgttttcctctggcacgaatacaggctctgcaacgccttacaaaagacctttgcaccagtcaagcaaaattccttgcatttatttcctctgacgctgtgtcaattttctggcgaagttctgataggttttctattgatttcgaatagacttttt
This genomic stretch from Anticarsia gemmatalis isolate Benzon Research Colony breed Stoneville strain chromosome 13, ilAntGemm2 primary, whole genome shotgun sequence harbors:
- the LOC142977731 gene encoding uncharacterized protein LOC142977731; the protein is MCYICSCFSSALDCIQRSITFALTCILSCAVCFGLTLAIVAGIAYGYNYSMAEFITFTRSDVTVFMRRGQFYDKPDLPLPRRRTGESEEELFSNRTDNEQGEKRLADTWLKSQDTRNYAEKLTKYSPPKGSDVQSVPVLRAQEIAPIAVESMSQATAPPPQLPQIYHQLQKSFGKIPESDVISVAPNMLIPTLSWPSGSSQIVMRNFKPLDDINIPTMSAANTPEDQLSASTDLSLKSLGFVSSKQKTKGLPAHRRAGASKQGYIPMRVWTTSRRPVIPDYVTEEIDEDNIVYKPV